A single Leguminivora glycinivorella isolate SPB_JAAS2020 chromosome 25, LegGlyc_1.1, whole genome shotgun sequence DNA region contains:
- the LOC125239347 gene encoding uncharacterized protein PF3D7_1120600-like, with product MKFGNKKDQPPGVDVIDKVQTALEKIKEGIELRNGRRSNTHDMTFTDFVAQAAKILKKYNDNDLEDAFVVFGDETRRYINKNSELHDLLGSGSMRRRVSEHLDNMREMEAEKLREHLEAIISAVENKKYNGEKNDLLDIGDFVYIGGHDKLRSVIRDLEKLSRSTDVRLEDVLKRTLRSLIFDHFNKLNDNIKRELIEMAKDYWRVYGNKKWNKRTRTTTSSTMEVDEDKEEKHPYRNSLSFKAQKEHEMRGVRPILRTRKPHNATQHVNKRYKYRDIIKKDRKAVTAFTKLHKYRDTTRITLSDEKKSASVELESDHKTEEIVEDKKLTKPHNFDVFLDKKHLKNTMKGSKFTPSFAESKRPKHSIENDEKLVDTPNNDLMLLTGGQKAQKVDLRGDTPGDVYNEYEKSEEAKEDQQVSKESVTDSTRPTAVYISVERFVTKRKKQMRTAKEYKNDESNVTDLVARTSGEGLSTGDLENISEVETDRKNLELSKYRELEKNRTLDDNNSELEYYPKQTMDSEFNNDPKIERKHMVENIKNYTLNIKNSEYVNDREPKQDPKMNGLIKETIKNDTIKMENLEIESELENYHNNKNVSNLQNQDIRKYNLNDTLQMALSDSSETDSDIENEPKLINDYTTEKKLNVNDVKYENPKNNNLDNDNRIARNSEPISKDVRKYIVNDTLPIDLPESRTYVKNMIHNLEKQIEDVKEQVDYVKNLTYIDDITPEQTLTINGKKVSFRSSSKSKTKAHIKNSESIERDNREYFSRENSDIESSIEINKTLEFRTNDINKITTESKTTEPKTTQPQITVQTTTDISNSDKESKINYLIRKLRESATARSVHEDSHEIFHDGHNEFNARKSEDPTIGRKSLNVEIKNGTSSTINMKLNEIDTTTENTTVVRIKREYYL from the exons ATGAAGTTCGGCAACAAGAAAGACCAACCGCCAGGCGTTGACGTCATTGACAAAGTGCAAACCGCTTTGGAGAAAATAAAAGAAGGCATTGAACTCCGGAATGGTAGAAGGAGCAATACCCATGACATGACATTTACTGACTTCGTAGCACAAGCCGCTAAGATACTTAAAAAGTACAACGATAATGACCTTGAAGACGCATTTGTTGTCTTTGGAGATGAAACAAGAAGATACATCAATAAGAATAGTGAGCTACATGATTTGTTAGGCAGTGGTAGTATGAGAAGACGTGTCAGTGAACATTTAGACAATATGAGAGAAATGGAAGCAGAAAAGTTGCGCGAGCACTTAGAAGCAATCATTTCTGCAgttgaaaacaaaaaatataacggAGAAAAAAATGATCTACTTGACATCGGAGATTTCGTGTACATCGGCGGACATGACAAATTGCGATCAGTAATCAGAGATCTAGAAAAGTTGTCAAGATCTACAGACGTGCGCTTAGAAGACGTCCTAAAGCGTACATTGAGATCTTTAATTTTCGATCATTTTAATAAACTAAACGATAACATTAAGCGTGAACTAATAGAGATGGCCAAAGATTATTGGAGAGTATATGGTAACAAAAAATGGAATAAAAGAACACGCACAACGACATCTTCTACAATGGAAGTGGATGAAGATAAAGAAGAGAAACACCCTTATAGAAACAGTCTTAGTTTTAAAGCACAGAAGGAACATGAAATGAGGGGTGTACGGCCAATTTTAAGAACCAGAAAACCTCATAACGCTACCCAACATGTGAATAAAAGGTATAAATACAGAGACATCATTAAAAAAGACCGAAAAGCTGTCACGGCGTTTACTAAATTACACAAATATAGGGATACTACTAGAATAACTCTTTCCGATGAAAAGAAAAGTGCATCTGTCGAACTTGAGTCTGACCACAAAACTGAAGAAATCGTTGAAGATAAAAAACTAACAAAGCCTCATAACTTTGATGTCTTTCTCgataaaaaacatttaaaaaacacAATGAAAGGAAGTAAGTTCACTCCTTCGTTTGCTGAAAGTAAACGGCCAAAACATTCAATAGAAAATGATGAAAAGCTTGTAGATACACCGAATAACGATTTGATGTTGCTAACGGGAGGACAAAAAGCACAAAAAGTTGACTTACGTGGTGATACACCTGGAGATGTATATAATGAATATGAAAAATCAGAAGAAGCAAAAGAAGACCAACAAGTGTCGAAAGAATCTGTCACTGACAGTACTCGACCCACGGCAGTGTATATATCTGTAGAAAG GTTCGTAACGAAAAGGAAGAAACAAATGCGGACGGCAAAGGAATACAAAAATGATGAAAGTAATGTCACTGATTTAGTAGCGCGTACATCCGGCGAAGGTTTAAGCACAGGTGACTTGGAAAACATCAGTGAGGTTGAAACTGATAGAAAGAACCTTGAACTTAGTAAATACCGCGAGCTAGAAAAGAACCGAACACTCGACGACAACAACAGTGAGCTTGAATACTATCCGAAACAGACAATGGACAGTGAATTTAATAACGATCCTAAAATTGAAAGAAAACACATGgtggaaaatattaaaaattatacattaaacattaaaaactcaGAATATGTAAATGACCGCGAACCTAAACAGGATCCTAAAATGAACGGACTTATTAAGGAAACTATCAAAAACGACACAATAAAAATGGAGAACTTAGAAATTGAAAGCGAGTTGGAAAACtaccataataataaaaatgttagTAATCTTCAAAACCAAGATATCAGAAAATATAACTTGAACGACACGTTACAAATGGCGCTCTCAGACTCCTCCGAAACTGACAGCGATATCGAAAACGAACCAAAACTTATAAATGATTATACGACGGAAAAGAAATTAAATGTAAATGATGTTAAATACGAAAACccaaaaaacaataatttagaCAATGACAACCGCATTGCGAGAAACAGTGAACCTATTAGCAAAGATGTCAGGAAATATATCGTAAACGATACATTACCAATAGATCTTCCAGAATCTCGTACATACGTGAAAAACATGATTCATAATCTAGAAAAGCAAATAGAGGATGTCAAAGAACAAGTGGACTACGTAAAAAATCTAACTTATATAGATGACATAACGCCTGAGCAAACACTAACTATCAACGGTAAAAAAGTTTCCTTCAGATCGTCATCCAAGTCAAAAACGAAAGCTCATATCAAAAATTCCGAATCAATTGAAAGAGATAATCGAGAATATTTCTCACGTGAAAATTCAGATATTGAAAGTAGTATTGAAATTAATAAGACTTTAGAATTCAGAACTAATGATATCAATAAAATCACAACAGAGTCAAAGACAACAGAGCCAAAAACAACACAACCACAGATAACAGTACAGACAACTACAGATATATCAAATAGTGATAAAGAAAGCAAAATCAACTATTTAATAAGAAAACTGAGAGAAAGTGCTACAGCCAGAAGTGTTCATGAAGATAGTCATGAAATATTCCATGATGGCCATAATGAATTTAATGCGAGAAAATCAGAAGATCCCACAATTGGAAGAAAATCACTAAATGTCGAAATAAAGAATGGTACATCTTCTACAATAAATATGAAGTTGAATGAAATAGATACTACTACAGAAAATACGACGGTAGTTAGAATAAAAAGGGAATATTATCTGTGA
- the LOC125239354 gene encoding ras-related protein Rab-24-like — protein MSRCDFKIVLLGSEHVGKTSLVIRFVNCSFNAGTPYQNTIGAAFCAKTMRSDGRDFNVGIWDTAGSERYEAMTRMYYRGAHAAVICYDPSCHQSWSRLRHWLTELRTVEEDCKVYLCGTKKDLLDSGLAQREVPLETVATYSQGLKGHFLTSSKTGENVEELFQKIVDDCASDKRVMKNVEDLRVQILKDEAAYRAKDKQYCLC, from the exons ATGAGCCGCTGTGATTTCAAAATAGTGTTATTAGGGAGTGAACATGTTGGGAAAACGAGTTTGGTGATTAGATTCGTCAATTGTAGCTTCAATGCTGGGACTCCATATCAAAAT aCTATCGGTGCAGCGTTTTGTGCGAAAACCATGCGCTCCGATGGCAGAGACTTTAATGTTGGCATCTGGGACACAGCCGGCAGTGAAAG atacgaagCGATGACGCGTATGTACTACAGAGGAGCACACGCGGCAGTCATCTGCTACGACCCGTCGTGCCATCAATCCTGGAGCAGGTTACGACATTGGCTGACTGAGCTTAGGACCGTTGAAGAG GATTGCAAAGTGTACCTCTGCGGTACCAAGAAGGACCTTCTGGATTCCGGGCTTGCGCAACGCGAGGTACCGTTGGAAACGGTAGCCACCTACAGTCAGGGGCTTAAGGGTCACTTCCTGACTTCTAGTAAAACTGGCGAGAATGTCG AGGAACTCTTCCAAAAAATAGTAGACGACTGTGCGTCCGACAAACGAGTGATGAAAAACGTAGAGGACCTTCGCGTGCAAATACTGAAGGACGAGGCCGCCTACCGTGCGAAAGACAAGCAGTATTGCTTATGTTGA
- the LOC125239348 gene encoding uncharacterized protein LOC125239348, giving the protein MNALVFIAVASIIVYRVKAVAPKQLNLALETVLQFDKKDRATDLAVLDKVQDFLDQIKNAMKTSARRSGGDDLTFTGFLVQAAEILKNLDDDTLEEAYVVINDESRRYINTEKDLKELFDNKDMRRYVSEKLDDYRELTADDLRRHLNGIITLVEYNGDKGEASEFLEIGNTLYEGASDKLRRALSDLSKMGTGGEYNIGNILKSTLRSLAYLHYLSLGRDVKTELINMVKHYWRSFTDSLVDNDDSTHKWKKTRNTRRYRTTKKFSWLNLLREKAKKPEIFLSNTDLGKLFGGSHHNDKKSVSKSYNKKKSSRHPSTRGRAFDRHKEKKRPRTKHQESPDFVPKEESEEKVLMGGQKTRDVHFRGQITSQEFVADEDRKKDNTEEIVIHHSNVIDVGLSRKTPGRLNITFVSPDNSRIGDDIKVIRKSNTNDTFGLDTGPVKGTDVDAMIKHIEEQIQAVKDQVAYVKSLTNSKRMDNTDVTILNNKTENVSSTQAFEPPKVYTFRARYDTENNSSEVGSNHNRTIENVTESTFTNVSETTIINEEKEPVEVLSSEDHKVVPSAEDHKVVPSAEDHKVVRSAEDHKVDHTAEDHKVDIIESVTGSTEVNHTQNAKEDTHDNTTPLNEHDDSTTPSDHDKSITPNDHDSTTLEHDSTTNEHDKNDHIDKTEISNNITNIVETGHSPEI; this is encoded by the exons ATGAACGCCCTCGTGTTTATCGCCGTTGCCAGTATTATAG TTTACAGAGTTAAAGCAGTTGCGCCGAAACAATTGAACCTGGCTCTTGAAACAGTCCTTCAGTTTGATAAGAAAGACAGAGCAACAGATCTCGCTGTTCTAGACAAGGTGCAAGATTTCCTAGATCAAATCAAAAATGCCATGAAAACCAGCGCCAGAAGAAGCGGCGGCGATGATTTAACGTTCACAGGATTCTTAGTCCAAGCCGCTGAGATCCTTAAAAATCTCGACGACGATACACTCGAAGAAGCCTACGTCGTCATCAACGACGAATCAAGAAGATATATCAACACAGAAAAAGATCTAAAAGAGCTTTTCGACAATAAAGATATGAGGAGGTACGTTTCTGAAAAATTAGATGATTACAGGGAACTGACAGCTGATGATTTAAGACGACATCTAAATGGTATTATTACCCTCGTGGAATATAATGGAGATAAAGGGGAAGCAAGTGAATTTCTCGAAATTGGGAATACCTTATATGAAGGTGCCAGTGATAAATTAAGGAGAGCGCTCAGTGATCTAAGTAAAATGGGAACAGGTGGTGAATATAATATAGGAAACATTTTGAAAAGCACTCTCAGATCGCTGGCTTATTTGCATTATTTATCCCTTGGTAGAGATGTTAAAACTGAACTAATAAATATGGTGAAACATTATTGGCGATCATTCACTGATAGCCTTGTAGACAACGATGATTCGACACATAAATGGAAGAAAACGAGAAACACTCGTAGGTATCGCACAACAAAAAAGTTTTCATGGTTAAATCTTTTAAGAGAGAAAGCTAAAAAACCGGAGATCTTCTTAAGTAATACCGATTTAGGGAAATTATTTGGAGGATCACATCATAATGATAAAAAGAGCGTATCTAAAAGCTATAATAAAAAGAAGTCTAGCAGACATCCTTCAACTAGAGGTAGGGCCTTTGATAGACATAAAGAAAAGAAAAGGCCCCGCACAAAGCATCAAGAATCACCTGACTTTGTGCCAAAGGAAGAATCAGAAGAGAAAGTGTTAATGGGTGGGCAAAAGACGCGAGACGTTCATTTTAGAGGTCAAATAACTTCTCAAGAATTCGTTGCAGATGAAGATAGGAAAAAAGATAATACAGAAGAAATAGTGATACATCATAGTAATGTTATTGATGTGGGATTGTCTAGGAAGACTCCTGGACGATTAAACATAACCTTTGTTTCGCCAGACAA TTCCAGAATAGGCGATGACATAAAAGTCATAAGAAAGAGTAACACAAATGATACGTTCGGCCTAGATACCGGTCCGGTTAAAGGTACTGACGTAGATGCAATGATTAAACACATAGAAGAACAAATACAAGCAGTAAAAGATCAGGTTGCATACGTGAAAAGTCTAACCAACTCTAAACGCATGGATAACACAGATGTAACTATTCTAAATAACAAAACTGAAAATGTTAGCAGTACTCAAGCATTTGAACCTCCAAAAGTTTACACATTTAGAGCTCGATATGATACAGAAAATAATTCTTCTGAAGTAGGAAGTAATCATAATAGAACAATTGAAAATGTTACTGAAAGTACTTTTACGAATGTCTCAGAAACGACAATTATTAATGAAGAAAAAGAACCCGTTGAAGTTCTTTCTTCGGAAGATCATAAAGTTGTACCTTCGGCGGAAGATCACAAAGTTGTGCCTTCGGCAGAAGATCACAAAGTTGTGCGTTCGGCAGAAGATCACAAAGTTGACCATACAGCAGAAGATCATAAAGTTGACATCATAGAATCAGTGACGGGATCGACAGAAGTGAATCATACTCAAAATGCCAAAGAAGATACACATGATAATACTACACCACTTAATGAACATGATGATAGTACCACGCCAAGTGATCATGATAAATCTATAACACCAAATGACCATGACAGTACAACGTTAGAACATGATAGTACAACTAATGAACATGACAAAAATGACCATATAGACAAAACAgaaataagtaataatattaCTAATATTGTGGAAACAGGTCATAGTCCTGAAATTTAA